GCACACGGTGGACAGCGGCGGCGTGATCAACATCTCCGATGACAGCAGCAGCGACTCTGAGGGGATGGACACGGACTCCAACTCCTCGCCAGACTCCCTGCAAGACAACGACGACGTCATCTTTGTCAACCACACTAGCTGCCAGTCAGGTAGAGCCTCCCCCCCCTCTCCATATCTCTCCACCGTATCCTCGCATACAGTCTGAATTTTAGGACTCACTGTCACtgtgctcttcttttttttgcgtTCCCAGCCAGGATAGAGGAGATGAAGCAAAGCCTGCTCAATAAAATTGCTGAACTGGGAAAAGAACTACCTCTCAACACGTTGGACGTGCTCATAGATAAGTTTGGAGGACCGGATAAAGTTTCGGAGGTATGACGCTAGGCTCCTCTCCCCAGCCTGTTTTTCATAGAGAGCGTTTCCATTCAAACTGTGGATCTCCTGACGTTTTTTTTTCGCAGATGACCGGACGTAAAGGTCGCGTCGTGCGGCGTCCGGATGGCACCGTTCGCTACGAGTCGCGGGCCGAGCAAGGCTCCACAATCGACCAGATCAACATCAAGGAAAAGGACCGCTTTATGACGGGAGAAAAGGTCAGCAACGGCAATGCGACGCGGCTGTACCGTCTGCCTGTGTTGAAATAGCAGCCTGTCACTGTAGAGACGTCCTTCTGCGTGACCTGCATTAATAGCCTGACTTGTTCGTTGCAGTTGGTGGCGATCATCTCAGAGGCAGCCAGCTCAGGGATTTCCCTGCAGGCGGACAAGCGAGTGAAAAACCAGAGGCGAAGGGTCCACATGACCCTGGAGCTGCCTTGGAGCGCAGACAGGGCCATCCAGCAGTTCGGTAAGTCAGGgaaatgtttccttcttctaAAAGCCCGTTTTTACACAAAGCTGGGCAACGTTGTAGAAAACCTCTCTGACTTTTGGAAGCTTCTGTACTTTAACGTATTTATAGGCGTCTGTCCTTTTCTCTATATGTGTTTCTTTATGAATTATTAGCAGATATTATAGGTGTGaaaatgtggcttttttttatatttgtctcTGTGTCGTGTCAGCCGAAGTCTATTTTTACATTGAGctgaaaggtttttatttagtaAGTTGGTCTTTTTCTATCTGTAGTTTAAAAGAAAGTGGGATAATTTTGTCACCTAAATGTTCCTGTAAATACAGAGGCTATGGTTGTTTAGTCGTTCCACAATTTGTTCTTTTGCTTTTATACCGAAGATGAAGAGCAactctctcttcctcctcttgtCTATATCGTTCCTCCTGTTTTTAAGAGCTTTATTCATTAGCTTGATTTTTCCAGCCGAATAATTCCAGCATTATTTCATCATGAAACATTTCTCTGGATGTTGCAGaaggttaaagaaaaaaaaatattttctgctgttttttgttaGCAGCTACGCTCCTGTTCAAGCTCAATGGTCATCTCTTACACTTTGAAGGTTGTTTTTGACCATTGTTAGATTTTAGAACATGTCCTAAACAATATCCCATCCTTATGTATGATTTCTtgatttttccccttttttgtttcaatatcttttttacatatttgtgtCTTCCTGTCAAAATGGAACTGAAAGCAGCGATTAGACGAGCTTATCTTAAAATCAACCACCTTGTGACAGTGACTTGCATTTTATTCAGACGCCTCACGTGAAATTAATGTTTCCACCCGGAAACAAACGACTCTGATCTGCGCCGCGCTAATAAAAGGAACGATTAAATGACCGACCGCAGTCATCATCTTTAGCGGTCGTAAGCGCGCTCTGAACTCTCCCGTCTTTTTTCCAGGTCGCACCCATCGCTCCAATCAGGTCACGGCACCAGAGTACATCTTCCTCATCTCAGAGTTGGCCGGGGAGAGACGCTTCGCATCTATCGTGGCCAAAAGACTGGAGAGCCTGGTACGTGCAGTGCTGGTTGGCAGCGCCgtgaaaaacatttcagctcGATCAGCTCTCGCTGGTGAACGGCTGGTTGGACACTCAAAACgtccagtcttttttttctgatcagtgAAAGCACCATATCTAGTACTAGCCAAAGCACTctacagggttcccacgggtccttgaaatccttgaaagtttgtgaatctgaaaaaataaattcaaagcccttgaaagttcttgaaaacagccaaaaaaacaccttgtcctcgaaagtccttgaattttttgtggggttgaaagttcagacggatgacgactcatgtgtgattattttactaccacacgaccttttaaaattatgttgattccacagatttttaatttgcaaaagtacgttcgctcttcttcgttagttggtaggctatggtttaggcctacgtgcgtccaataggttacattcacgcagtgttgccaactcagcgactttgtcgctatatttagcgaatTTTccgagtcaaagtcaaaaactagcttaatcaaagatgaaagtaagtgaaacacattgatataactctgaacatctcaatgctgcacttttttccataaaattccatgaaacggtaggctaatgtacatcttatatgtaatgtagtatggcatagccatgtactgtggatataaatgtaggctatgaatatgatcaatattaggctataaattaagtccactttcttgcattgcttctgacccaacaacttctatgccgtttagtcttttattgaatttgcattgtattaaaatatgatgttgatgttcaccaaggtgtgggaaccctgacTCTAGTTGTTGCTGCAGGAAGAAGAGTCAAAGTTAAGCTATATTTAGTATCACTGAGGTGGTTAGAGGAAGCAAAGAAATCTTAAGAGGTTATTTAGAGGAAAATACCACTGCTGTTTATTCATGCTTGAAGAGAGAGAGTAAGATTTAAAGCGGGTAAAATGAACATATTAGAGCACATTGTTCTGTTTTAGCGTTTTATTGTCCCACTGAACggaacatgttttaaaatgccGCCAGCTTTATACACATGGTCACTGCTCATTTAGAAATGCTAACCGGGCTAAATCACAACTGCATAGTGGTTTTGTCGTCTTGAAATACCAGTAAAATTTGTCCCTGTTTCTAATATCAATATTTTATGACCACTCATGCCTTAAGATCTGGAAAGCCGTATTTCTATGCTGTTCTTATGTCTTCTTAAATAATAAAGTGCAATCAGAATCGACTAAAATTGGCCAAATCACTAGATTCTAATCAGCGCATCTGTCCAACCCAGCTCCATGTGTTTGTGATGGttcttgtttttcccttttacaAGATGGGCTTGTCTCCAAGAGCAGAAGCGTCCTGTTCATTTAAATCTGTGATAAAAACGGGTTCACTGTAGACAAAGgagagtttttctttgtgtttatttgctgTAGAGCCTTTGGCTTGTCAATGCCACTTCACCCTCTGTCCTTCCTCTTCCTTTGGGATATGCGCTGAAGAATCCTTTGTTTCTTCATCAAACCTCAACACATTCTGGGTCTTTCCCCAAAACGGAAAGCCAAGCAAGCAAAGCAAAAGACGCCGTCTCGGTGGTTTAAGACTGCCGTTATTTTCCATCATTATCGCTGCTTTTCTGCACTGGCACTCATCTATTTCCATAGTGACACAGCATGACGGTTGTTTTTGGGGAAACGGccagggaggaggagagggcaTGGTGGTTCCAGGAAGTCGTTTCTGCCTTTTTGTTAGCTGAGCGTGTGGTAAATATGTATCAAGAAGAGTTCACGTCTGATCTGCTGAGCTGCACGCTAAAACGGGACAAAGCCCAGTCAGCCCAACCTGACAGCCTTGCAACCAGTGGACTCGAAAATTGCTGTGAAATCAGTTTTGGCCAAGAGGTCCCTCTGTTTTCCCatcagtccttttttttttctagctggCGGCTGATTCTTGGCATTGCCTGAAATGTCCTTCCCACACGCAGAATTTGGTCCTTTTACTTTAAACATGACTATGTTTAAATAGTCTAACCTCTGCTGAGACATCAATTTACACAGTTTTAGCCAAACTGATTagtgtttaaaatgtcatgttACCAGGTGTGGACTGGTTTGACGTTCTCacatagtttaaaaaaacatgaacacaaaAGTGTAATATAATAACAAAgcctttttaacaaaataagaaaagcaacaGCTATTCATACCGCTGCTAGAATAATGCAACACGTTGATTTGGGCCTTATATTACAAAGGGACGGAAAAATGGTGATATTATTGTAAACATTACCTCGTCTCCTTCTCCTCTGTGATTCCAACACTGTTAATATTTTAGTTATTGTCCTCTGTGTCCACTGTGGGCCTGAGACTCTAAACAAGAGGCTGAATGTACAAATGAATAAAGTTTAACTCGATACAGTTTGGATGGATTATCCAACAAATATCATATTTCAAACAGTCCTTTGCGATATTATTATTGCGTACATTGACCTCGCAAtgataatatattatataatatatcatAACAATGTATTGTGCAACCCTACTAGGGATTTTTCCATTTAGACAAGTGCTGGCTACAATATTGTTAATTAAGTTTTGATTAATAGACGTAAAATAATGACGATAttaaaaatgtctaaatttCTTGCTTATTTCATTAGTAACTTTCAAATGCTGATTTcacgccttttcttttttaaatcttttttgctgttttgctgttCATAACATAACACTATTAGCAGGCTAATTAGCCGGGCATCTATTAAGGTAGCCAGCCTTGTAGCTTAACAATCTAGTTTAACCACAGCGTAACCGAGTGATAGTTGGCTCTCTTTTATTTCTGCACCATGGCTGTGCATGTTGTGACACCCTGAAACATTTTCAAGCACCTAAATGTCCCCATACGTGCTGCAGTAGCCGTCTTTCAGCctgctgactggcagtgtgcagcaacggGTAGGGAAGGGGCAGCTCTCtggtatttcattttaaatggatTTGTAACCATTGGAACGATACGACTGAAAACTTTAGCCATTTTGAAATTGCGAGTTTATTAAATCCGTCATGGTCCGTGACGCCAGCACCTCATGCCTCAGTGTAGCTCAGTGAATAATGTACAGAAAAGTTAGCAAATATTTTAGAGACAGGGATTACGTTTAAATTTAGGGTTAAGAGGTCATTTTAATGTAGTAATAATAGTACAGTTTATGTGGTAAAAGATGGTATAAGAGGTGGTAAACTAGGCGGAGCATCAAAGCCTTTGACATTGAATTGTTATTCCTCTGCAGGGGGCTTTGACCCACGGCGACAGAAGAGCCACTGAATCGAGGGACCTGAGCAAGTACAACTTTGAGAACAAGGTGGGTGTTTCCAGGAGACCTTGAAAGTAATATTCCACCTTAAATATTCAAATTCGCATTCTTTTTGCTGTACGCTCATTAGATcatgaacattttcttttggcAGTATGGTACCAAGGCCCTGGATAAAATCACCAAATCAATCAACGGCCACATAGAAAACAAGGTGCCCCCTCCCAAAGGATACCCCGGCGGCGATTCAGTGTTCTTCAGAGGTAAAGACTGTGACGAGGGAACGTTTTCCTCCAGCTTATAGTCCCCAGTTGTCTTGACAAGTAAAGCATTTTCCTGCACTTCATTTTAGACATGAAAGTTGGAATGATGGATGTGGGCATCATCTGTAAGGAGCCTCGCTTCGGCATCAGTACTGAGAAAGGTAAGGAAGAAACACTTTAGTTCGTTTAGTTTGAATAGGGGTTCAGGTTTAATCCCAACACTGTGTTGCTTTATCCCAGACTGCAGCATCACCAAGTTCCTGAACCGCATCCTGGGCCTGGAGGTCCACAAGCAGAACTACCTCTTCCAGTACTTCACGGATAACTTCGACTTCCTGATTGAGAAAGACAAGAAGGAGGGCAAATACGACATGGGAATCCTAGGTACGGCGTCTCAGGTGGAGCTCAAACAAACCGAATGTGCAGGGCTAAACAGAGCATAGCCCCAGAAAGCCAAAGATTACGGCTCTTTTGTTCCCGTACAATCGGCGTCTGGTGGGCGCGGagcttgttttctgtttgaggATGATTCACAGTCATCCTCTATTTTCTCTTGTGACTCTCCCAGATCTGGCCCCCGGCAACGACGAGATTTATGAGGAGAAGCAGGAGACTTTCCTGACAGTCGGAAATCCTCAGGACGGACAGGTCGTTCTTTACAAGGTAGGCGCCGCACAACCTCACGGTGTACGTCAGCTGCCTTCAGCCGtgggactcttttttttttgcgtagTTAAAACGTCATCTCGGCCCAATAACATGAGGTAGCCTGTAATATCTGGTCCCATGAAGAGCTTTCCACCGTAAGGACATGTAAATGTACCGTGACTGCAGACTGACGCATCACACAGAGCGTGTTTTCACAATACGCCGTATTTTTGTCCTCcgctgagattttattttgtcttttccccCTAAATCCAGTTAAAGTCATAGCGCTCTTATAAGCCCCTCGGTCGTTTatacataaaaatacaacagaGAGGATTCAGAGGCTTTCAGGCGAATGTTGCATTAAATCAGACTTTGGTGTGAAAGAAACAAATCTGTTCCTCGTGACCTCCCTCGGGTACCTGGAGCAGTAACAGGAGTAGTAGAGTTTTTATCGCCGGCAGGAAGACTGTGATTACGCAAGCTTAGTCCAGGGGCTGTGGAGCCCATCGTACATACTAGTTGCAGGTGGCAGCAGGATAATTACTAGTATCTTTTGCTTTTAACTGCCAGCTGCAGGCTAACCTACACTTGACTTTTAAGAGTTGGCAGTCAAACTAAAACCTGTGGACAGAGACTGTGTTAACAAGCTGAGAGAGGGGGGGTTCCTGGGGTTATAGTCGCCTGTGTTTATACAAGAGTCCTGCAAAGACGGGGCTGTCTGATAATCCAGGACGGCTTTTTTAAATCAGACTCTGGGTTGTTGGAGCTGGAAGGTTGCTCATCAAAGAGGGATTTTATGTATTTCCAGTGGgcaataatattatttttaacactCTGCACACATAGTGGCGCCTCATTTTGCTAATAGACTCAGTTTTTTCCCATAATTCACCAGGACGGAGCTCACAGAGACAGCAACCTTTGTCCACAAGCCCTTCTGGGTTGTCCTGGCCCCCTcttattttctcttctcttcACCTCAAGCCGCATGTTTTAAATGGGATTAAGGTGTAACGACTGATGTGGCTTCAGAAGAAAGTTCATTTTGCATATTTTGATGCCGGCCCCGTCCAGCGGACAGCGGTCTCACAGACAGCGGCGTCTGCGAGACCGACTGCAGAAGTGTTAAAGGCGATCACGGGTCCTTCACGGTGAAGTCGgcaataaagcagaaaaaagggCGAGAagttgagtttttaaaaaaggaagaaatcgGCGGAGTAGAGGTCTGAAAAGTCTCTGGTAACAGCGTAGCTTTGACAGAAAATGACAGCAGGATCGTTTTCTCTGAGTGAAACTACCTCCCTGCGTCGTGTGTAGATATTTCTCAGATCactgtaagatttttttttataaacctaAGAaagttggggttttttttttgccatgtgtTTATAATTTTCTGTCTTTCAGTGTCACAGCAGACGCTTGACTCTCATGTCTTTCCCCTGCAGATCAGCGTGGACAGAGGAATGCCCTGGGACGAGGCGTACAACAGGTCGCTGAAGCTCACCGGTCCTGATGAGGGATTCTACATTTCTTACAAGGTCCGTTCATCTTCCTCAGCCCAGACTCCCCAAAGCCTCTGAATGGACTCCCTGTGTGCTTTAAATGCCTTAAATACTGAAACCGCGTGTCCTCTGTGCAGCTGCGAGGTAACAGTCCGTGTGTGCTGCTGGCCGAGCAGGGACGAGGCAGAAACTTCAACATCTACAAGCCCAACATCGGCAAGCAGACGCAGCCTGAGAGCCTCAGCAACCTGCTGCAGCGTTACAAGAAGGTAAGAACCGGACGAACCGGTTAGGCAAATACAAGGGCCTGCCTACTGCTGTTAGTTAACACGCTAAAGCAAACAGCTCCACTTCCTtctaatgtctctgttttatatCATAGTTTCTCTGCTTTAATTTGAATGAATGTTGCGTTCTTCCTGACATTATTAACAAgtgtttaaaaagtaatgtCTCTGGAAAATGCTGTTAAGAAGGTGGATGTTCACAGCATGGAGTCTGCTGCCCCCTAGTGGACTGCTTTCCAGTCTACCGTCTGCAGACATGCTGAGCTGTACTGACTGTGTGGTGTTTCAGGTTTCTTACCTGGAGGCCCAGGAGTGCTGGGAGAACCAGTTCACCTTTTCCTTCAAGAACTGCAGCCACGCCAACTGGTGAGTAAAAACATCCCCACCATCCCCGAGGATTATCGGCTCATGCTTCCTCTCGGGCTCCTCAGCGTTCAGTCTGGTGGCTTAACTGTTACACGTCGCTTCCCAATGCTTTGTAAAATACTTGAATCATAAagaagtgttaaaaaaatatccttAATCAGCCTGTTGTagagtaataaaaaaagagcatgtCACTTATCTgtttcctctctgcttcctccaGGAATGGGAAGTGTAAGAAAATCGAAGAGGGCCAGGAGTGTCTGCAGGGCATGCGCCTCCGTCAGTATCACATGCTGTGTGGAGCTTTGTTACGCGTGTGGAAGCGGGTCTCCGACGTGGTATCGGACATCACCAGCTCCAGCATCCTGCAGATCGTCCGCCTCAAAACTAAGCAGCACAACAAGCAAGTCGGTCAGTACAAACCGAGGTTCTCCCTGTCGCCGCGCCGAGGGCTCCAGCTTTAGTTTAGCTTAGCTTGTAAAGCATAAACTTAGCATAGGAACACGGAGGAACTGAAGAATAGGGATAAGACGGCTCTGTGAAGATGCTTAGAGGAGATTCAGAGATACCTGTGAGTGGTTTTCACCAGAATtacatgaaaatataaaaacagatttttcttgCCTATTTCCAGAGGTTGTATTTCCAAACCATTTGAAACTCTTGGCAtcttatataaaaaagaaacatgaagtATTGCATAAGAGTAAATTGGAAAGTTAATAGGAAACAGGATTGATATAATTTTCACCAATTATTTTGCCCATTGTTGTTAGTTTAAGCTCAGTCACATCAGACGGAGAGCGTCTGTGAACAGAATTTCAATCAGATACGAtctgtggactttgactaggccgttctgacATTATTATGTTTTGATGTAAACAGTTTCATTGTTCTGGTTGTATCTTTAGCATTGGATAACAGATTTtattccagcaaaaaaaaaaaaaaaagaaagtcccAACAGCATGGTGCTGCCTCCGCCGTGTTATAGTGTTGGCATGGTGCGTTCAGGttgtcccctacatggcttgtggctttgtttttgttagagtagatttgtttaaaacaaagcgTTGTAGTTGCAAAttgttctcccacctgagcggtggatttctgcagctcctctagagttactCTCGACTGCTTCTGTGCTTACTAGGCCTGTCagtgtaggtggacagccaaGTTTTTGTGCAGTGGAACGGGTAAAAGCTTCAGGTCTCTTCATAGGCTGCTCAACACAAATCCAtatgtttcagatttttatttgtttaaatgctAAAAACCATGTGTCGTTTTCCttctgcttaaaagctctgttGGTCTACAGCAAAGAATCCCAATGCGATATAGTTTGTTGTTGCGGTAAAACGGTAAATTCATCATTTTGTAAAGTTATCCCACGCTTCGATTAACGGTCTGCCTGAATAgagttgtgttgttttttttaagcattgaCTGATTTGTGTCTCGTCTCCATGGTCGCTGTACACAGGCATCAAGATCCCAGAGAACTGTGTGGCCCGCGTGCGTGACGAGCTGCTGCAGATGGACAACGAGGTGAAGAAGAGGCGGAAAGAGAAGGAGCGGCAGGAGCAGATGcggaagatggagcaggaaaACAAGCATCTCCTGGAGAACCTGTTCAATTCCAAACCCATGCCGAACCAGTCGCTCGCTCAGACTCTGCCGCCCAGCGCCCTGCAGAGGACTCAGCATGGGGGCTTCCCCCAGTTACAGGAGATGCAACAGCAGCCCCCCCACGGCATGTCGATGTTTCCCTTACAGAACCTCATCCAGCAAAGGACCCACAACGGCTGGCCAAACACTTCCTCCTCGTCCAGCAGCAACGGCCAGGTGTGCCAGCCCGGCACCGTCAGCCACAGATTCCCTCCGTTTTTTAACTCTTTCCAACAACAAAAGAACCCGTCGCTCCCCCTCCACCAGTTCACGCCGGCTCCCAGCTTGTCTTCCAAGAACCCCCTGGATGAAATCCTGGACCTGACCGTGAGCCCGCCCTCCTCGTCCCCGGACAGCACGACCGCCAACCCGGCGGCGTTCGTGGAAGATTTTAATCTGGAAGCCCTCTTGAACCCCGCGGCGGCAGGCACGTCGGGCGCCGCACAGACACAGCCCCCTCAGAACGACCTGCCGCACCTGCTGCAGGCCCTCCAGCACTCGCCGGAGAGCGTGCAGGCGCCGCCGTCCCAGATGGACCTGCAGCACATCCTGCAGGCTCTGCAGCAGACGACGGAGACGGCGCCGCCGCCCCCGTtcgacctgcagcagctgcagaaccCCAACATGCTGGTTAATAACCAGGACTTACTAGATCTCTTCGGCTTGCCCCTGTCCCCACCCATGTCCGCGCAGAAAGCCAACCCGTCGTCTTCCACCTCCTCCTGTACGTCCtccacatcctcctcctcctcgtcgtcGTCTCACTTCTCCAACCCGCcgtcctcctcgtcctcctcgtcctcccTCTTCTCCAGCACGTCCTCTTGCTTCCCGGGCCCCTACCACCTCCCCCCCTCGAACTCCCTACCCAACGGCCACTGCAGCTCGGGCGCTCTGGACGTTCGCGAGGCTCTGAACAGCATGCTGCAGGCTGGGGCGGACCGCAAGTCCGTCATTCAGTACCGCCAGCAGGACTAGGAGCTCGAATAGTTACAAACTGTCTGGATTTTGtcccgtttttttcttttttttttttttttggtgttcgGTTGTGTCTTTTTAAAGCAGATCGCATCTTGTTTGCTGCTGTCCAGAATCGCACCCTCAGACTCgtcccctcctctcctctccaacccccccccccaccccctcaggGCCTATAGTCACGTCACTGCCTGTCCTGTGCTGgactccctcctcctccccgaGGTGATGGCAGACTCAGTTGAGATCAGATTTCTGCACCAAAGCGTGCccttcacagtaaaaaaaaaggcagctcttttaaaagttgttgttttgttgttgttgtttttttttattcccacacacaaaaaaaaaaaaggaagtgggtaaaaaaaatgacCACCTTTTAGTGAAACCGGGAGctgtcagaaacaaaaacaaaaaaacgcaaATCTCATTCGCTGAGGCGGTGAAATCTTTAAGGAGAAACGAATCCCGCTGCTGAGTTGTACGAGGTGTGATGGGCGAAGTTGCTGGAAGCTCTAAAATGCCTCTCACTATTTATGACCTTTgcttttttctgttactttcagtGACTTAGAAagttcttttatgtttgtttgtttttttaaggtatGCTGAGCATGGTTTGAGTGAAACAAAAGATAATTGTTAAGCTGGTTGACATGAGAGAGCGAGGGAATGGGGGGGGGTGAAATCTTTTAGCTGATTAGCCATGAAATGCCtcagttttcatttattttcctccacacGCTCCCTCCAGGTTCTCTCCCTGCTTCTATGAACACTAGTGCGAGGAAACGAAGGGGAGGAAGATCAGTCTGCTGTCGCAAACAGTGCCTTCagagaaaaatctataaatgcagTCTTTAATAATCCATGTAGCCTAATGTATAGATTTGTACTCCTGAGCGgcggttttattttttaatctagtACACGTGTATTTGTATTTAACTTTGACCCCATGAACGAGTGAGTGGGTGAGTGAGTGGGTGAGTCTGCTGGTGTTTGTGTCACAGGATGCTGGTGTCGGGGTGCGGGAAGACGCCCTCCTCTCAGTCGGCGTATGCTGGTGTCAGACCGTCTGCTTTGCTGCTCTTTTGGGTGGAAGATGAGGAACGGGTCCAGGAAAGGGGTTTTTTAGGATGCAGAGAGTGGGACGCATTCACACGGTGGGCGGGACGTAGAGACCCAGCCAGCTGGAAGCAGGGAGTTTTGGGAGTTATCGGGTGAAACGGATGACACTACGCTCCGAGAAGCACGTTCTCACCGGGACTGTCTGTCTTTGGGTGCAcctcttcttctgttttgcttCGCGTTGTGCGTCCTCAGCATGTCCTCCTCCTCATTTTTCACGTCTCTACCGCTCTTTTCCTTTCGTCTCTGTCCTTCCTGACCCGTTGCTTTTTGTTATTTCCTCCTGAGGCTGATCATAGCGCGTCTGGTGCAGATTCTGTTTCAAATTGGGAATGCCCTGAGTCTTCTTGGTGTGTGTTTGCGTCTGTAGCGCTTCTGAATTTGTTTCTACTACTAGGCATGAGCTGGTTTGGGATTcttacgtaaaaaaaaaaaaaatgcttttatttgaaGCAGCGCcttgtaagttttgacccattGTCAGGTTAATTTCAGATATATTTAATggtttttcaggtcaatatgcAGCACTTGGAGCTAATCTTGGAAGTTACAGGTTTAcgctagtggctaaaagttacacagtgctgatttaaaacagaaaataaacaattaccCCCTACTTTACagtagtattattattagtagtctatccatccatccattttccgtccTGCTTGTCCCTTGTTGGGGTTgagaggggttgctggtgcctatctccagtgttcactgggcgagaggtggggtacacctggacaggtagccagtctgtcgcagggcaacacagagacatacaggacaaacaaccattcacacctaaggagaatttagagaggccaattaatctaacagtcatgtttttggactgtggg
The Fundulus heteroclitus isolate FHET01 chromosome 9, MU-UCD_Fhet_4.1, whole genome shotgun sequence genome window above contains:
- the si:ch73-63e15.2 gene encoding protein strawberry notch homolog 2 isoform X5, encoding MSLMQLWTKLYAQLGRPLPKDLSCIDDLSNSLFSSPADSLSEYADSQPYIGPNPSDAMPTLWDVNTSNTTQAQSHLEQNGTSRFQGLTSLGDIAAIISTPLGLQPQGTQPPPPEEEEEAEEEETEELGHVDTYAEYKPSKSTIGISHPDIVVETNTLSSVPPPDITYTLSIPEPTINSGLLSALQLEAIIYACQQHEVILQNNQRAGFLIGDGAGVGKGRTVAGIILENYLKGRKKALWFSISNDLKYDAERDLKDIDAPNIPVHALNKIKYGDTATSEGVLFATYSALIGESQAGGQHRTRIKQILDWCKHDFDGVIIFDECHKAKNATSTKMGKAVLDLQNKLPQARVVYASATGASEPKNMIYMSRLGIWGDGTPFRTFDDFLHAIEKRGVGAMEIVAMDMKVSGMYIARQLSFSGVSFRIEEIGLDSDFKEVYNKAAKLWAEALKMFMQAADELGLVSRKSLWGQFWSSHQRFFKYLCIAAKVRCLVELAQKELEAGKCIVIGLQSTGESRTREVLDENDGHLDRFVSAAEGVFQSLVTKHFPSEKQRREKAPGNKRKKGKPRGRQPKMPKHTVDSGGVINISDDSSSDSEGMDTDSNSSPDSLQDNDDVIFVNHTSCQSARIEEMKQSLLNKIAELGKELPLNTLDVLIDKFGGPDKVSEMTGRKGRVVRRPDGTVRYESRAEQGSTIDQINIKEKDRFMTGEKLVAIISEAASSGISLQADKRVKNQRRRVHMTLELPWSADRAIQQFGRTHRSNQVTAPEYIFLISELAGERRFASIVAKRLESLGALTHGDRRATESRDLSKYNFENKYGTKALDKITKSINGHIENKVPPPKGYPGGDSVFFRDMKVGMMDVGIICKEPRFGISTEKDCSITKFLNRILGLEVHKQNYLFQYFTDNFDFLIEKDKKEGKYDMGILDLAPGNDEIYEEKQETFLTVGNPQDGQVVLYKISVDRGMPWDEAYNRSLKLTGPDEGFYISYKLRGNSPCVLLAEQGRGRNFNIYKPNIGKQTQPESLSNLLQRYKKVSYLEAQECWENQFTFSFKNCSHANWNGKCKKIEEGQECLQGMRLRQYHMLCGALLRVWKRVSDVVSDITSSSILQIVRLKTKQHNKQVGIKIPENCVARVRDELLQMDNEVKKRRKEKERQEQMRKMEQENKHLLENLFNSKPMPNQSLAQTLPPSALQRTQHGGFPQLQEMQQQPPHGMSMFPLQNLIQQRTHNGWPNTSSSSSSNGQVCQPGTVSHRFPPFFNSFQQQKNPSLPLHQFTPAPSLSSKNPLDEILDLTVSPPSSSPDSTTANPAAFVEDFNLEALLNPAAAGTSGAAQTQPPQNDLPHLLQALQHSPESVQAPPSQMDLQHILQALQQTTETAPPPPFDLQQLQNPNMLVNNQDLLDLFGLPLSPPMSAQKANPSSSTSSCTSSTSSSSSSSSHFSNPPSSSSSSSSLFSSTSSCFPGPYHLPPSNSLPNGHCSSGALDVREALNSMLQAGADRKSVIQYRQQD